The Thermoleophilum album genome contains a region encoding:
- a CDS encoding electron transfer flavoprotein-ubiquinone oxidoreductase, with product MATAPAEFPPPVDPAKEFVGPPTDPPDERIEVGIAIVGGGPAGLACAIRLGQLLAEDEQLLESLGEVPIAIIEKGKTCGSHLLSGAMMRPSAMRKLFPDMPESEWPTYGTVDKDAVYLLTPKRAIPLKPTPPPFRNHGNHVTSIAQLGRWLAGKAEELGAYILPETAAVKLLVEDGRVVGVRTGDKGRDREGKELSNFEPGSDVIAKATILCEGTQGHLAGAAIRYFGLGSEDPQQWELGVKEVWEVKQPLDRVIHTMGWPLRYRAKYGEFGGSFIYPMGEDKVSLGFVAGLDYKDATFSVHDTLQLLKTHPLVRGILEGGKRIAWGAKTIPSGGYWAMPKRLWAPGMCIAGDSAGMVNVPRLKGIHYAMHAGIFAAEAVYEALKEHGSTEDLSGYERRVRESEIEKDLYEVRNMRQPFSKGFFVGGAISNAMLITKGRFPGGHWETHDDATVPVFIGDRDKVYPKPDNELTFNKLDSVFLSGNATRDDAPNHIRIANPVPLEVALMWQNMCPAQVYEVPEEELEAARVDGRLDGKKLVKVKVTASNCVQCGAITAKGGRLTPPEGGDGPNYQLT from the coding sequence ATGGCGACTGCGCCGGCAGAGTTTCCACCGCCCGTCGATCCGGCAAAGGAGTTCGTCGGGCCGCCGACCGACCCCCCTGACGAACGGATCGAGGTCGGGATCGCGATCGTCGGTGGCGGACCGGCTGGTCTTGCCTGCGCGATCCGTCTTGGCCAGCTCTTGGCCGAAGACGAGCAACTTCTCGAGTCGCTCGGCGAGGTGCCGATCGCGATCATCGAGAAGGGCAAGACCTGCGGCTCGCACCTGCTCTCCGGCGCGATGATGCGGCCGTCGGCGATGCGCAAGCTGTTCCCCGACATGCCGGAGTCGGAGTGGCCGACTTACGGCACCGTCGACAAGGATGCCGTCTACTTGCTCACACCGAAGCGCGCAATCCCGCTCAAGCCGACGCCGCCGCCGTTCCGCAACCACGGGAATCACGTGACCTCGATCGCGCAGCTCGGTCGTTGGCTGGCGGGCAAGGCCGAGGAGCTCGGCGCATACATCCTCCCCGAGACTGCCGCCGTCAAGTTGCTGGTCGAGGACGGTCGGGTGGTCGGCGTTCGGACTGGCGACAAGGGCCGGGATCGCGAGGGTAAGGAGCTCTCGAACTTCGAACCGGGCTCCGACGTGATCGCCAAGGCGACGATCCTCTGCGAGGGCACGCAGGGCCATCTCGCGGGAGCGGCAATCCGTTACTTCGGTCTCGGCTCCGAGGACCCCCAGCAGTGGGAGCTCGGAGTCAAGGAAGTGTGGGAGGTAAAGCAGCCGCTCGATCGCGTGATCCACACGATGGGCTGGCCGCTGCGCTACCGCGCGAAGTACGGCGAGTTCGGCGGCTCTTTCATCTATCCGATGGGCGAGGACAAGGTCTCGCTCGGTTTCGTCGCCGGGCTCGACTACAAGGACGCCACCTTCTCCGTCCACGACACCCTCCAGCTGCTCAAGACCCACCCGTTGGTGCGCGGCATCCTCGAGGGTGGTAAGCGCATCGCCTGGGGCGCCAAGACCATTCCGTCGGGTGGTTACTGGGCGATGCCCAAGCGGCTTTGGGCGCCCGGCATGTGCATCGCTGGCGACTCGGCGGGGATGGTCAACGTCCCACGCCTGAAGGGCATTCACTACGCGATGCACGCCGGCATCTTTGCCGCTGAAGCGGTCTACGAGGCGCTCAAGGAGCACGGTTCGACGGAAGACCTCTCGGGCTACGAACGGCGCGTGCGCGAGTCGGAGATCGAAAAGGACCTTTACGAGGTCCGCAACATGCGTCAGCCGTTCTCGAAGGGCTTCTTCGTGGGCGGCGCGATCTCCAACGCCATGCTCATCACCAAGGGCCGCTTCCCGGGTGGGCACTGGGAAACCCACGACGACGCGACCGTCCCGGTCTTTATCGGGGATCGCGACAAGGTCTATCCGAAGCCCGACAACGAGCTGACGTTCAACAAGCTCGACTCGGTTTTCCTGTCGGGCAACGCCACTCGTGACGACGCGCCTAACCACATCCGGATCGCGAATCCAGTGCCGCTGGAGGTCGCGCTGATGTGGCAGAACATGTGTCCGGCGCAGGTCTACGAAGTTCCCGAAGAGGAACTCGAGGCGGCGCGAGTGGACGGCCGGCTCGACGGCAAGAAGCTCGTCAAGGTGAAGGTCACGGCCTCGAACTGCGTGCAGTGCGGCGCGATCACCGCCAAGGGCGGGCGCCTGACCCCGCCTGAGGGCGGCGACGGCCCCAACTACCAGCTCACCTGA
- a CDS encoding NAD(P)H-dependent glycerol-3-phosphate dehydrogenase, whose protein sequence is MVGGGSFGTAVAILLVRAGLRTTLLVRSAEHAEELRRRRENRRYLPGVPLPPALRVAALAGDWGEPLARADLVFLAVPSKALPTAVEALGQRKPPAHAGLVSLAKGLVPPDGRQPTALLADRFGGDRIACVGGPAHAREMVEAGAGLVCAAWSRELAHAVAGVFQAAGVVCEVSSDPVGVELAGVAKNAAAVAVGATREQGLNAAGMAAADIFLEVLAFAERRGAQARTFVGRAGTGDLVATALAPTSRNRTAGELLAQGVPAAEIPARVGQAVEALETVQLLAQAIAREGLEAPVTSALAHLIDGSLPLDRWVALVRAQQPPPARFGRPRSWLLRMRYLARRLRRRRQLADGQDATGAAPE, encoded by the coding sequence GTGGTCGGGGGCGGCTCATTCGGCACCGCCGTCGCGATCCTGCTCGTCCGCGCAGGCTTGCGGACGACTCTCCTGGTGCGCAGCGCCGAACACGCGGAGGAGTTGCGGCGCCGGCGCGAGAACCGGCGTTACCTGCCCGGGGTGCCGTTGCCGCCGGCGCTGCGCGTAGCTGCCCTCGCCGGCGACTGGGGGGAGCCGCTCGCACGCGCTGACCTCGTCTTTTTGGCGGTGCCATCGAAGGCTTTGCCGACCGCCGTCGAAGCGCTCGGACAGCGCAAGCCGCCAGCGCACGCCGGTCTGGTGTCGCTCGCCAAGGGACTCGTTCCACCCGACGGTCGGCAGCCGACGGCGCTGCTCGCCGATCGCTTCGGCGGCGACCGGATCGCCTGCGTGGGGGGTCCCGCTCACGCCCGCGAGATGGTCGAAGCGGGTGCCGGACTGGTGTGCGCGGCCTGGTCGCGTGAGCTAGCGCACGCCGTCGCCGGCGTCTTCCAGGCGGCCGGCGTGGTGTGCGAGGTCTCCTCTGATCCGGTCGGCGTCGAGCTTGCCGGCGTGGCGAAGAACGCCGCGGCGGTCGCGGTCGGCGCGACGCGCGAGCAGGGTCTGAACGCCGCCGGGATGGCTGCCGCCGACATCTTTCTCGAGGTACTCGCGTTCGCCGAGCGACGAGGTGCCCAGGCACGTACCTTCGTGGGCCGCGCAGGCACCGGCGATCTCGTCGCGACCGCGCTCGCTCCGACCTCTCGCAACCGCACCGCTGGCGAGCTGCTTGCGCAAGGGGTCCCGGCAGCTGAGATCCCCGCTCGTGTTGGCCAAGCCGTCGAGGCGCTCGAGACCGTGCAGCTCTTGGCGCAAGCGATCGCGCGCGAAGGCCTCGAAGCGCCCGTAACGTCGGCGCTCGCTCACCTCATCGACGGCTCCCTGCCGCTCGATCGCTGGGTCGCACTGGTGCGCGCCCAGCAGCCGCCGCCGGCGCGCTTCGGCCGACCGCGCTCCTGGCTTCTGCGCATGCGCTACCTCGCTCGCCGCTTGCGTCGGCGGCGTCAGCTCGCCGACGGCCAGGACGCGACTGGCGCTGCACCCGAGTAG
- the rpmE gene encoding 50S ribosomal protein L31 — protein MKAGIHPEYGPAHVRCTCGNEFWTRSTKSEIHVEICSNCHPFYTGKQKLVDTGGRVERFRRKVARSRAAQAKSR, from the coding sequence ATGAAGGCGGGCATTCACCCCGAATACGGACCGGCGCACGTTCGCTGCACCTGTGGCAACGAGTTCTGGACGCGCTCCACGAAGAGCGAGATCCACGTCGAGATCTGCTCGAACTGCCACCCCTTCTACACCGGCAAGCAGAAGTTGGTGGACACCGGCGGCCGCGTAGAGCGCTTCCGTCGCAAGGTGGCGCGCAGCCGCGCGGCGCAGGCCAAGTCACGCTGA
- a CDS encoding CBS domain-containing protein produces the protein MEANELARREHAMRLADVMTRDLPRAQPDESVASAAQKMVAAGVKALPVCRGDALVGILTDWDVTRAVAEAADPAREHVERWMTKDPISAPPDALLTDASELMAQHQIHHLPVVRDNVVEGMVHLDVDWNRLGEAGMPAASFATPI, from the coding sequence GTGGAAGCGAACGAACTCGCGCGAAGGGAGCATGCGATGCGGTTGGCGGACGTCATGACTCGCGACTTGCCCCGGGCACAGCCGGACGAGAGCGTCGCCTCAGCGGCGCAGAAGATGGTCGCCGCGGGCGTCAAGGCACTGCCGGTATGCCGGGGCGACGCGCTCGTCGGCATCCTCACCGATTGGGACGTGACGCGAGCGGTAGCGGAGGCCGCGGACCCCGCACGCGAACACGTCGAGCGCTGGATGACTAAGGACCCGATCAGCGCCCCACCGGACGCCCTGCTCACAGATGCCTCGGAGCTGATGGCCCAGCACCAGATCCACCACCTGCCGGTGGTGCGTGACAACGTCGTCGAGGGGATGGTCCACCTCGACGTCGACTGGAATCGCCTCGGCGAAGCGGGCATGCCGGCGGCGAGCTTCGCTACCCCGATCTGA
- a CDS encoding CARDB domain-containing protein translates to MGFRTARTRLVGRDERSRSHRAVMRTPDARVRRRNRRFWASSAPLWSLAIAALVAGVALAVSATGALGAATAAAPAVAAGGGTSGAPGSASKPSSRLAEAALRACRPTLARATFVARMRRVPGAAQLGIRLQLQERNLAGDGRWRTIRLASSRWRWSKVGVPAFVLERTYRNLRHGASYRVRADFAWRDAHGQTLRQQSERSGACVLPQLLPNLRPVAISWGAASGGYRLVVRNTGNGPAPPAVVEITAGAWSKRLTLPPLVPHSSTELRVDGPLCLEGTSVAVVVDPDGLIAESDESDNSLQRVCPLQTGVRRG, encoded by the coding sequence ATGGGGTTCCGTACCGCACGCACTCGCCTCGTCGGTCGTGACGAGCGCAGCCGCTCGCACCGCGCCGTGATGCGGACTCCGGACGCGCGCGTGCGCCGCCGGAACCGCCGCTTTTGGGCATCGAGCGCTCCGCTGTGGTCGTTAGCGATCGCGGCACTAGTGGCGGGTGTGGCGCTCGCGGTGAGCGCGACCGGCGCGCTGGGCGCCGCCACGGCTGCCGCGCCGGCAGTCGCTGCTGGCGGCGGCACATCGGGCGCGCCCGGTAGTGCCAGCAAGCCGTCGTCCAGGCTCGCGGAGGCGGCGCTGCGGGCTTGCCGACCAACGCTTGCGCGCGCAACCTTCGTCGCGCGCATGCGCAGAGTGCCCGGAGCGGCGCAGCTAGGCATCCGCTTGCAGCTCCAGGAACGCAACCTTGCTGGCGATGGGCGCTGGCGCACGATCCGGCTCGCTTCTTCGCGCTGGCGCTGGTCGAAAGTAGGGGTCCCGGCCTTCGTGCTCGAACGCACGTATCGCAACCTGCGTCACGGCGCGAGCTATCGGGTGCGCGCGGACTTCGCGTGGCGTGACGCGCACGGCCAGACGCTCCGTCAGCAAAGCGAGCGCTCGGGAGCCTGCGTGCTCCCGCAACTGCTGCCGAACCTGCGTCCCGTCGCCATCAGCTGGGGCGCGGCCAGCGGCGGATACCGGCTGGTTGTTCGCAACACCGGAAATGGGCCGGCGCCACCCGCTGTCGTCGAGATCACCGCCGGGGCGTGGTCGAAACGGCTGACTTTGCCGCCGCTCGTCCCGCACTCGAGCACCGAGCTCCGCGTCGACGGTCCGCTCTGCCTAGAGGGCACCTCGGTCGCGGTTGTCGTCGATCCCGACGGGCTGATCGCCGAGAGCGACGAATCCGACAACTCGCTCCAACGGGTCTGCCCGCTGCAGACGGGCGTCCGGCGCGGCTGA